One Mycolicibacterium fluoranthenivorans DNA segment encodes these proteins:
- a CDS encoding cytochrome c oxidase assembly protein → MSLAVAPLTLSTAVTSWTVDAASTALLVLAGGAYAWCCQRAHAAGAPLPAPRRAGFWSGIAVWALATMSMIGVYAPVLFWVRALQVLLLLFVVPMLLALGTPLTALREAGGAALVDKVLAGKVARALTHPATTSVLMLATPWLLYLTPWYVAALTNPAIESLTRIVLVLIGFCYFYARIQADPVPRRYPQMISVTISIAETLGDGLLGLVLWLGPLVATDYYLTLNRTWGPSMRVDQSIGAGVLWILGDVLGVPFLMVLMRAMSSDEKAHAAVLDAELDAADDASDEQAPPALWWEADPQLRDRFHRRTTE, encoded by the coding sequence ATGTCTTTGGCGGTGGCACCGCTGACGCTGTCCACCGCGGTGACGTCGTGGACCGTCGATGCGGCTTCGACGGCGCTGCTTGTGCTGGCAGGCGGCGCCTACGCGTGGTGCTGCCAGCGCGCCCACGCTGCCGGTGCGCCGCTGCCCGCCCCCAGACGGGCCGGGTTCTGGAGCGGCATCGCGGTCTGGGCGCTGGCCACCATGAGCATGATCGGCGTGTACGCCCCGGTGTTGTTCTGGGTGCGCGCTCTCCAAGTTCTGCTGCTGCTGTTCGTGGTGCCGATGTTGTTGGCACTGGGCACCCCGCTGACCGCGCTACGCGAGGCGGGCGGCGCCGCACTGGTCGACAAGGTGCTCGCCGGCAAGGTCGCCCGCGCGCTCACCCATCCGGCCACCACCTCGGTGCTCATGTTGGCCACGCCGTGGCTGCTGTACCTGACACCCTGGTACGTGGCGGCCCTGACCAACCCGGCCATCGAGTCACTCACCCGAATAGTCTTGGTACTGATCGGATTCTGCTACTTCTATGCACGCATCCAGGCCGACCCGGTGCCGCGGCGGTACCCGCAGATGATCTCGGTCACGATCAGCATCGCCGAGACACTGGGCGACGGTCTGCTGGGCCTCGTGTTGTGGCTGGGACCGCTGGTCGCCACCGACTACTACCTGACCCTGAACCGCACCTGGGGCCCCAGCATGCGGGTGGACCAGTCGATCGGCGCGGGCGTGCTGTGGATTCTGGGTGACGTGCTCGGTGTGCCGTTCCTGATGGTGCTGATGCGCGCGATGTCTTCCGACGAGAAGGCGCACGCGGCCGTGCTCGACGCCGAACTCGATGCGGCCGACGACGCGTCCGATGAACAGGCCCCACCCGCACTGTGGTGGGAGGCCGATCCGCAGCTGCGTGACCGCTTCCACCGCCGGACAACCGAATAG
- a CDS encoding undecaprenyl-diphosphate phosphatase: MLTYLQAVVIGALQGVTELFPISSLGHSVLVPAWLGGSWSQLVTQGNSHGHTPYLAFVVGLHVATALALLVFYRRDWVRIIGAFVTSVRTRRIETSAQRLAWLLVLATIPTGLLGLAFEHPLRTLFATPLVAAVFLTLNGVILAIAELWRRRLPGSRTLDDLSAVEAGGIGLAQSLALLAGISRSGVTMVGGLIRGLDHEDAAKFAFLLATPIILAAGVLKLPELAEPASRGILGQVLAGSAVAAAAAYLSVRFLTRYFEHRTLLPFAVYCVIAGAASVVHFA, from the coding sequence ATGCTGACCTATCTGCAGGCCGTCGTCATCGGTGCGCTCCAGGGTGTCACCGAACTGTTCCCGATCTCCAGCCTGGGCCATTCGGTGCTTGTCCCGGCCTGGCTCGGCGGGTCCTGGAGTCAGCTTGTGACGCAGGGCAATTCCCACGGCCACACCCCTTACCTGGCCTTTGTGGTCGGGCTGCACGTCGCGACGGCACTGGCCCTGCTGGTGTTCTACCGGCGGGACTGGGTGCGCATCATCGGCGCGTTCGTGACCTCGGTGCGGACCCGCAGGATCGAGACGTCCGCGCAGCGGCTGGCCTGGCTGCTGGTCCTCGCGACCATCCCGACCGGGTTGCTCGGGCTGGCCTTCGAGCATCCGCTGCGCACGCTGTTCGCCACCCCGCTGGTGGCGGCCGTGTTCTTGACGCTCAACGGTGTGATTCTTGCCATAGCCGAACTGTGGCGAAGGCGGCTGCCGGGCAGCCGAACCCTCGACGACCTCAGTGCGGTGGAGGCCGGTGGTATCGGCCTGGCGCAGAGCCTGGCACTGCTGGCCGGGATCAGCCGGTCCGGGGTCACGATGGTCGGCGGCCTGATCCGCGGCCTGGACCACGAGGATGCCGCCAAGTTCGCGTTCCTGCTGGCCACGCCGATAATCCTGGCCGCAGGCGTGCTCAAGTTGCCGGAACTGGCCGAGCCGGCCAGCCGGGGCATCCTGGGCCAGGTACTGGCGGGCTCGGCCGTCGCCGCAGCCGCGGCCTACCTCTCCGTACGGTTCCTGACCCGCTATTTCGAGCACCGCACGCTGCTGCCGTTCGCGGTCTATTGCGTTATCGCAGGCGCGGCCTCGGTCGTACACTTCGCCTGA
- a CDS encoding LCP family protein, producing MPDAARHRLPEPPRRRLRWARVVLAVLSTALVAVSGAAWWTTRGVLTGFTVSHALADSAHVKGGPINILLIGLDSRKDQHGNDLPQEVLDQLHAGDSETGGYNTNTLILVHVDADNKVTAFSIPRDDYIDFHRLPGYTNIKIKEAYGLTKFYTEQHLADEGIGDRETLEMAGREAGRAATLGAVRSLVGVPIDYFAEINLAGFYDLASTLGGIQVCLNHAVDDEYSGANFPAGHQTLNAAQALAFVRQRHGLENGDLDRTHRQQAFLVAVMRQLQESGAFTDIGKLNELMAIAHKDIVLSSGWDSDLFRRLGSISGQDVVYKTLPVVRYDTRNGQDVNIIDPDAIKAQVRAAFSNGNAATTAPTTAEAVPTNPVQVVNADSNWTASTVATALEKRGFHVETPDIQLEDKPALTTISYGAGADDVAEQLSGLLGAVVTVADKELPAGQVRVVIGNGYLVPAKLTAQESTSSTSSTTPSSSAARTATTSAHRPWFGTEEAGSSDPTPDHGLPVSGDRTPCVN from the coding sequence ATGCCCGACGCCGCCCGGCACCGATTGCCTGAACCGCCTCGGCGCCGGCTCCGCTGGGCCCGCGTCGTCCTTGCTGTGTTGTCCACCGCATTGGTGGCGGTGTCCGGGGCGGCATGGTGGACCACCCGCGGCGTGCTGACCGGATTCACCGTGTCGCACGCGCTGGCCGACTCGGCGCACGTCAAGGGCGGCCCGATCAATATCCTGCTGATCGGGCTGGACTCCCGAAAGGACCAGCACGGCAACGACCTGCCGCAGGAAGTGCTGGATCAGTTGCATGCCGGGGATTCCGAGACCGGCGGCTACAACACCAACACGCTGATCCTGGTGCACGTCGACGCGGACAACAAGGTGACCGCCTTCTCCATCCCGCGCGATGACTACATCGACTTCCACCGCCTGCCCGGTTACACCAATATCAAGATCAAAGAGGCGTACGGGCTGACCAAGTTCTACACCGAACAGCACCTGGCCGATGAGGGGATCGGCGACCGCGAAACGCTGGAGATGGCCGGCCGCGAGGCCGGCCGCGCCGCCACCCTGGGCGCGGTGCGCAGCCTGGTCGGGGTACCCATCGACTACTTCGCCGAGATCAACCTGGCCGGCTTCTACGATCTGGCGTCCACCCTGGGCGGCATCCAGGTGTGCCTCAACCACGCGGTGGACGACGAATATTCGGGGGCGAACTTCCCGGCGGGCCATCAGACCCTCAACGCCGCGCAGGCGCTGGCCTTCGTCCGGCAGCGGCACGGTCTGGAGAATGGTGACCTCGACCGCACGCACCGCCAACAGGCCTTCCTGGTGGCGGTCATGCGGCAGCTGCAGGAGTCCGGCGCCTTCACCGATATCGGCAAGCTCAACGAGTTGATGGCCATCGCCCACAAGGACATCGTGTTGTCCAGCGGCTGGGACTCCGATCTGTTCCGCAGACTGGGCTCGATCAGCGGTCAGGATGTCGTCTACAAGACCCTGCCCGTGGTGCGCTACGACACCCGCAACGGCCAGGACGTCAACATCATCGACCCCGACGCCATCAAGGCACAGGTGCGCGCGGCGTTCTCCAACGGCAACGCTGCCACCACTGCTCCCACTACCGCCGAGGCCGTCCCGACGAACCCCGTGCAGGTGGTCAACGCCGACAGCAACTGGACGGCCTCGACCGTCGCGACCGCCCTGGAGAAACGCGGGTTTCACGTCGAGACGCCCGATATCCAGCTCGAGGACAAGCCCGCACTGACGACCATCAGCTACGGCGCCGGGGCCGACGACGTCGCCGAACAGCTCTCCGGTCTGCTCGGTGCCGTGGTGACCGTCGCGGACAAGGAGCTGCCGGCGGGTCAGGTGCGGGTGGTGATCGGCAACGGCTATCTGGTGCCGGCCAAGCTGACCGCGCAGGAGTCCACGTCTTCCACGTCCAGCACCACGCCCAGCTCTTCCGCCGCCAGGACCGCCACCACGTCCGCGCACCGGCCGTGGTTCGGCACCGAGGAGGCCGGGTCCAGCGACCCGACCCCCGATCACGGCCTGCCGGTCAGCGGCGACCGCACCCCGTGCGTGAACTGA
- a CDS encoding VWA domain-containing protein, producing MTLPFLGPITLAGFAHAWFFLFALVAAAVAVLYIVMLRKRRIRVLRFANLHILDKVARPRTDRWRHLPAVLLVGALLLLSCALAGPTHDERIPRDRAVVMLVIDVSESMRATDVSPSRLAAAQAAGKKFADELTPGINLGLIAYGGTATVLVAPTTNRAKMKNAIDGLKAEERTATGEAIFTALQAISTADAVIGGGDGAPPARIVLESDGKETVPSQPDEPRGAFTAARAAKDQGVPISTISFGTPDGYVDLDGIRQPVPVDDATLKKIAELTDGQMFYASNLDELNGVYDKLQQQIGYQTVPGDASAAWLRLAVLVTVASAVASLTLNRRIPA from the coding sequence ATGACGCTGCCATTTCTGGGCCCGATCACGTTGGCGGGCTTCGCCCACGCGTGGTTCTTCCTGTTCGCACTCGTCGCCGCGGCGGTGGCCGTGCTCTACATCGTGATGCTGCGCAAGCGCCGGATCCGGGTGCTGCGCTTCGCGAATCTGCACATCCTGGACAAGGTCGCACGCCCACGCACCGATCGCTGGCGACATCTGCCGGCCGTCCTGCTGGTCGGGGCTCTGCTGCTGTTGAGCTGCGCCTTGGCCGGGCCGACCCATGACGAGCGCATCCCGCGGGACCGCGCGGTGGTGATGCTGGTGATCGATGTCTCGGAGTCGATGCGCGCCACCGACGTGTCCCCGAGCAGGCTGGCGGCCGCCCAGGCGGCCGGGAAGAAGTTCGCCGACGAACTCACCCCGGGTATCAATCTCGGCCTGATCGCGTACGGCGGCACCGCAACGGTGCTGGTGGCCCCGACCACCAACCGCGCCAAGATGAAGAACGCCATCGATGGGCTCAAGGCCGAGGAGCGGACCGCCACCGGCGAGGCCATCTTCACCGCGCTGCAGGCGATTTCGACGGCGGACGCGGTGATCGGCGGCGGTGACGGAGCACCGCCGGCGCGCATCGTGCTCGAATCCGATGGCAAGGAGACGGTGCCCTCACAGCCCGACGAGCCGCGCGGCGCGTTCACCGCCGCACGGGCCGCCAAAGACCAGGGCGTGCCCATCTCGACGATCTCGTTCGGTACCCCGGACGGCTATGTCGACCTCGACGGGATCCGCCAGCCGGTGCCGGTGGACGATGCCACCCTGAAGAAGATCGCCGAGCTGACCGACGGCCAGATGTTCTACGCGTCGAACCTCGACGAGCTCAACGGGGTGTACGACAAGCTGCAGCAGCAGATCGGATATCAGACGGTACCCGGCGATGCCAGCGCTGCCTGGCTGCGGTTGGCGGTGCTCGTCACGGTGGCGTCCGCGGTGGCGTCGCTGACGCTGAACCGCCGAATTCCGGCCTGA
- a CDS encoding DedA family protein has protein sequence MFPLNFLPEIPVGPLTFVVLAAVVIGSSVPVLSIVIAAEPILVAVILATDHDLSLPELLAVAIGAAVVGDMVSYWLGRTFGPRLLKTRIVRRSRKHVYGAHHSVQRRGVLGAMIVQRWVPPARGFVPASLGTARRPFGRFVGYSVIASAVWAVVLVLGAHFGGPTLIMAIPTVITVFLVIQGVRRLVIWFGNRRDARVAATEQ, from the coding sequence GTGTTCCCACTGAACTTCCTGCCCGAAATTCCGGTCGGGCCGCTGACCTTCGTGGTGCTGGCAGCGGTCGTCATCGGCTCGTCGGTGCCGGTATTGAGCATCGTGATCGCCGCCGAACCGATTCTGGTCGCCGTGATACTGGCGACCGATCATGATCTGTCCCTTCCTGAGCTGCTCGCGGTCGCGATCGGAGCCGCCGTCGTCGGTGACATGGTGAGTTACTGGCTCGGCCGGACGTTCGGACCGAGGCTGCTCAAGACGAGGATCGTGCGCCGTTCGCGTAAACATGTCTACGGCGCGCATCACTCCGTGCAGCGCCGAGGTGTGTTGGGCGCGATGATCGTTCAGCGCTGGGTGCCCCCGGCGCGTGGTTTCGTGCCGGCCTCACTCGGGACGGCGCGACGCCCTTTCGGGCGGTTCGTCGGTTATTCGGTGATCGCCTCCGCAGTATGGGCCGTCGTCTTGGTCTTGGGCGCTCATTTCGGTGGACCGACGCTGATCATGGCCATCCCGACGGTGATCACGGTGTTCCTCGTGATCCAAGGCGTACGACGCCTGGTCATCTGGTTTGGCAACCGCAGGGATGCCCGAGTCGCCGCGACCGAACAATGA
- a CDS encoding glycoside hydrolase family 27 protein, giving the protein MRRLLCVLGVAAVVSGCAYPADVTIPAPPVLLPPMGWNSWNSGMEIDDQSIRDTIDAMVSSGMRDAGYTYVNLDAGWAAPERNSSGELVPDPQRFPFGLAPLVDYAHERGLRFGLYSSPFNETCGQGVGTASLGHETVDAATFAAWGIDFLKYDWCSAAADHDEQVQVFGAMGSALRDSGRRIVYSINPNSSGDPAAGTRFDWTGIADVVRTSGDLVPLWRNVLPMPGDADPFPSGMFAGVPDQFAAAVAADDRPAYRIDPDMLVVGVTWSDFFLRHRELLRHNLKSQPLTADQRALIEPMLAMPARTAQWIADTQPSLTEDEQRSHFSLWAMLGAPLLAGNDLRAMSPTTLSILTNREVIAVDQDPLLAKARRIGDDGRIWAKRLADSSVAVALFNPSSVPGDIATTAAAVGLPPASCYSVRDLWTGDSAEVTGDLSARSVAPHAVHLVRVRTADTCSH; this is encoded by the coding sequence GTGCGTCGCTTGCTGTGCGTGCTGGGAGTTGCCGCTGTGGTTTCCGGGTGTGCGTATCCCGCCGATGTCACGATCCCCGCACCACCTGTACTCCTTCCCCCGATGGGATGGAACTCGTGGAACTCGGGAATGGAGATCGACGACCAGTCGATCAGGGACACCATCGACGCGATGGTGTCCTCCGGGATGCGTGATGCGGGATACACGTATGTCAATCTGGACGCGGGATGGGCTGCACCAGAACGCAATTCCTCGGGTGAACTGGTCCCCGACCCGCAGCGCTTTCCGTTCGGGCTCGCACCGCTGGTCGACTACGCACACGAACGGGGGCTGCGGTTCGGTCTGTACTCGAGCCCGTTCAACGAGACCTGCGGACAAGGTGTGGGCACCGCGAGCCTCGGCCACGAAACCGTGGACGCCGCGACCTTCGCGGCGTGGGGAATCGACTTCCTCAAGTACGACTGGTGCAGCGCCGCCGCCGACCACGACGAACAGGTTCAGGTGTTCGGCGCGATGGGGTCGGCCCTGCGGGACAGCGGAAGGCGCATCGTCTACAGCATCAACCCCAACAGTTCCGGGGACCCTGCGGCGGGTACCCGCTTCGACTGGACCGGCATCGCGGACGTGGTCCGCACTTCTGGAGACCTGGTTCCGTTGTGGCGCAATGTGTTACCCATGCCGGGTGATGCGGATCCGTTCCCTTCCGGGATGTTCGCCGGCGTCCCCGACCAGTTCGCGGCTGCCGTCGCGGCTGATGACCGCCCGGCATACCGCATCGATCCGGACATGCTGGTGGTCGGGGTGACATGGAGCGACTTCTTTCTCCGCCACCGAGAACTGTTGCGCCACAACCTCAAGTCACAGCCACTGACCGCCGACCAACGTGCGCTGATCGAGCCGATGCTGGCCATGCCGGCGCGGACCGCACAGTGGATTGCCGACACCCAGCCCAGCTTGACCGAAGACGAGCAGCGCAGCCATTTTTCGCTGTGGGCGATGTTGGGCGCCCCGTTGTTGGCCGGTAACGACTTACGGGCGATGTCGCCGACCACGTTGTCGATCCTCACCAACCGCGAGGTCATCGCGGTCGATCAGGACCCGCTGCTGGCCAAGGCCCGCCGGATCGGCGACGATGGGCGGATCTGGGCCAAGCGACTCGCCGACTCCTCGGTGGCGGTCGCCCTGTTCAATCCCTCGAGTGTGCCGGGGGATATTGCGACCACGGCCGCCGCAGTGGGACTGCCGCCGGCGTCCTGTTACAGCGTGCGCGACCTGTGGACGGGTGACAGCGCCGAGGTCACCGGTGACCTCAGCGCCAGATCCGTGGCACCCCACGCTGTTCACCTCGTGCGAGTAAGGACAGCGGATACGTGTTCCCACTGA
- a CDS encoding lysophospholipid acyltransferase family protein: MKNAAARTEQIIEQPARVRALRKLVEATADGLWPAIELSRPYIDGTENLPHDGRFFLVGNHTQTGMGEAWLTSLAVRRAIGTRVRPLTERGMGSMPGPMGDVLAACGGVVGTPENATKLMQNNETLLVFPGGGREIGKFKGEEYQLKWQGRAGFARVAIANDYPIVPFGYVGGDDIYHSITPRDSLLGRLTEKLGLAVTGKPDMTMPLVRGIGPTLIPSPQRNYLRFGQPIDTTQPAGVSDDEWVQTVKKTTQTAVENILRELQDIRAEDPFRQLNPLAWRDAVQPQAAVS; this comes from the coding sequence ATGAAGAACGCCGCCGCCAGAACCGAACAGATCATCGAACAGCCCGCACGGGTGCGGGCGCTGCGAAAACTGGTGGAAGCCACCGCGGACGGCCTATGGCCGGCGATCGAGCTGTCCCGGCCGTACATCGACGGCACCGAGAACCTCCCGCACGACGGCCGGTTCTTCTTGGTGGGCAACCACACCCAGACCGGGATGGGCGAGGCGTGGCTGACCAGCCTGGCGGTACGGCGGGCGATCGGCACCCGGGTCCGGCCGTTGACCGAACGCGGGATGGGAAGCATGCCGGGGCCGATGGGAGACGTTCTGGCCGCGTGCGGCGGGGTCGTCGGCACGCCGGAGAATGCCACCAAGCTGATGCAGAACAACGAGACACTGCTGGTGTTTCCCGGCGGCGGCCGCGAGATCGGAAAGTTCAAAGGCGAAGAGTATCAACTCAAATGGCAAGGGCGCGCCGGCTTCGCGCGGGTGGCGATCGCCAACGACTATCCGATCGTCCCCTTCGGCTACGTCGGCGGTGACGACATCTACCACAGCATCACCCCACGGGACAGCCTGCTGGGCAGGCTCACCGAGAAGCTGGGTCTGGCCGTCACCGGAAAGCCGGACATGACGATGCCCTTGGTACGCGGGATCGGCCCGACGCTGATTCCCAGCCCACAGCGGAACTACCTGCGCTTCGGTCAGCCGATCGACACCACCCAGCCGGCCGGTGTATCCGATGACGAGTGGGTGCAGACCGTCAAGAAGACCACCCAGACGGCGGTGGAGAACATCCTGCGCGAGCTGCAGGACATCCGCGCCGAAGACCCCTTCCGTCAACTGAACCCGCTGGCCTGGCGCGACGCGGTCCAGCCGCAAGCCGCAGTGTCCTAG